One region of Drosophila subobscura isolate 14011-0131.10 chromosome J, UCBerk_Dsub_1.0, whole genome shotgun sequence genomic DNA includes:
- the LOC117895798 gene encoding uncharacterized protein LOC117895798 isoform X1, which translates to MVAQTVAYGYLLAYVLTLICYPGDAYPASASYRDLDICNHWDGRRHFLELGSPAGELHARNVTNTAYRSSPLGFKSDAVAGDVWYQCNLELVTCAECVIRVTFTHANFSKSCGNTGGKSSMCPCEHIQFSEPPYDSTISGQEFCGDGKVFRSKTRTLQLKFFYRATNAHVFSLQYFSERNVRIVSGSPRQSIVGNGNSKYQPQVISTPYFPMPYPRDYGIEHILTCEADNCQVRLDFTDFQLGLSSTLEIFDSNGQMLDSYTGEHFRPPITVSSGKSLLLQFRGNAATGVGFRAEVSFVSSKQIKEERLVPYTDCGGMVTGPGGAITMMNMIENATDVRLFDCIWIIRPGNNYMMMKTHISLRVDDFYGMAARSELTVRQGTTSDGVEIETVMWPNNGLSKENHIAPILTGYYIRLRGVFGMPSKLAIVYSVFNYLNCYIGSEFLCGNNHCISIRLHCDGFDHCGDGSDEPDTCEEDWAHLHHDRRWYSHKPNYYFPKMDQYPDLKTATGIFIISTLGIFGVLSGWMVILYRMGVRARHQRELQSHLQTISELLDRQDEDRTPDEPPSYEAPPDYEEVIKIGMQQELREPRRQRRARRQPKDRSCTRAPSNCTVQSMLPLQRSCSLHRDPEQPSTSAAAMTHAVAATDTTQDAVQSQQMAQRMLLATAICGTAGTSGPAAAANQSTTRQSVGVSTSPPPLSAGRELPTAGGCGAEAQPTTPNSAADDGTDCAFRDGDDSLNISLTLGLPSTTLGSPLTSAQQQNLNPQQEQSQAQSNCTEHTYLKRSWLLVHQPPHGPSYRVQRLRHTFSSPEAFTPAHELHLPYPDFLSYGTNMPHERSSSNFGSELSRDPSSYSIGKRARLGAVGDQSESQTVTPQVDCSNETLQSPMTEETMPHMQSESESEAEQQVSCFGTVSQRPKRRRGHVRSRSFSNTRGAGRRRLIQRSSSADLLMNYASMAVSTPQKRGEGLQRLFFI; encoded by the exons ATGGTGGCACAAACTGTCGCCTATGGCTACTTGCTGGCCTATGTGCTGACACTGATCTGCTACCCCGGCGACGCCTATCCAGCCAGCGCCAGCTACCGCGATTTGGATATTTGCAATCACTGGGATGGCAGGCGGCACTTCCTGGAGCTGGGCAGCCCGGCGGGGGAGCTGCATGCCCGCAATGTGACCAACACGGCGTATAGA AGCTCTCCGCTGGGTTTCAAGAGCGATGCCGTGGCCGGGGATGTGTGGTACCAGTGCAACCTGGAGCTGGTCACCTGCGCCGAGTGCGTCATCCGTGTGACCTTTACCCACGCGAACTTCTCGAAGAGCTGCGGCAACACGGGCGGCAAGTCCAGCATGTGTCCCTGCGAGCACATACAGTTCTCGGAGCCGCCCTACGACTCCACCATCTCCGGACAGGAGTTCTGTGGCGATGGGAAGGTATTTCGCAGCAAGACACGAACGTTGCAGCTGAAGTTCTTCTACAGAGCCACCAATGCCCATGTCTTCTCATTGCAATACTTTTCCGAGC GCAACGTGAGGATTGTGAGTGGTTCGCCCAGGCAGTCGATCGTGGGCAATGGGAATTCCAAGTACCAGCCGCAGGTCATATCCACACCGTACTTTCCCATGCCGTATCCCAGGGATTATGGCATCGAGCATATACTCACCTGCGAGGCGGACAACTGTCAGGTGCGGCTGGACTTTACCGACTTTCAGCTGGGTCTCTCCTCCACCCTGGAGATCTTTGACTCCAATGGCCAGATGCTGGACTCGTACACGGGCGAGCACTTTCGTCCGCCCATCACCGTCAGCAGTGGCaagtccctgctgctgcagtttcgtGGCAATGCGGCCACAGGCGTGGGTTTCCGTGCCGAAGTGAGCTTCGTTTCATCCAAGCAGATCAAAGAGGAGCGCCTAGTGCCCTACACAG ATTGTGGTGGCATGGTCACGGGACCCGGTGGCGCCATCACCATGATGAACATGATTGAGAATGCCACAGATGTGCGGCTATTCGATTGCATTTGGATCATCAGGCCGGGCAACAACTACATGATGATGAAGACCCACATCTCGCTGCGCGTGGACGACTTCTATGGCATGGCAGCGCGCTCAGAGCTCACCGTACGCCAGGGCACCACCTCCGACGGTGTGGAGATTGAGACTGTCATGTGGCCCAACAATGGACTGAGCAAGGAGAATCACATTGCACCCATACTCACCGGGTACTACATACGCCTGCGTGGAGTATTCGGGATGCCCTCCAAGCTGGCGATTGTCTACAGCGTTTTCAACTATTTGA ATTGCTATATTGGCTCTGAATTTCTGTGCGGGAACAACCATTGCATCTCCATACGTCTGCACTGCGATGGGTTCGATCATTGCGGCGATGGCAGCGATGAGCCGGACACCTGCGAGGAGGATTGGGCCCATCTGCATCACGATCGTCGCTGGTACTCCCACAAGCCCAACTATTACTTCCCCAAGATGGACCAATATCCGGATCTGAAGACAGCCACAGGcatcttcatcatcagcaCTTTGGGCATCTTTGGCGTACTCTCGGGTTGGATGGTGATTCTGTATCGGATGGGTGTGAGGGCGCGGCACCAGCGGGAGCTGCAGAGCCACTTGCAGACCATCAGCGAACTGCTGGATCGCCAGGATGAGGACCGTACGCCGGATGAGCCACCCAGCTATGAGGCTCCACCCGACTACGAGGAGGTGATCAAGATTGGGATGCAGCAAGAGCTGCGGGAGCCACGGCGCCAGCGGCGTGCCCGTCGCCAGCCGAAGGATCGAAGCTGCACTCGCGCGCCCAGCAACTGCACCGTGCAGTCCATGCTGCCGTTGCagcgcagctgcagcctgcACAGGGATCCGGAACAGCCTAGCACCTCGGCAGCAGCCATGACCCATGCCGTGGCCGCCACGGACACCACGCAGGATGCAGTCCAGAGCCAGCAAATGGCACAGAGAATGCTTCTGGCCACGGCCATTTGTG GCACTGCAGGCACGTCTggcccggcagcagcagcgaaccaATCAACCACGCGTCAATCCGTGGGGGTTTCAACGAGCCCGCCACCGCTATCCGCTGGGCGTGAACTACCCACAGCCGGTGGGTGCGGAGCGGAGGCGCAGCCAACGACGCCCAACAGTGCGGCGGACGATGGCACCGACTGCGCTTTCCGAGATGGAGATGACTCTCTCAACATATCACTCACTCTAGGCCTGCCCTCCACCACGCTAGGCAGTCCACTAACctccgcccagcagcagaatctcAATCCGCAGCAGGAACAGTCCCAGGCCCAGAGCAACTGCACGGAGCACACGTATCTGAAgcgctcctggctgctggtgcaTCAGCCGCCGCATGGTCCCAGCTATCGAGTGCAACGACTGCGGCACACCTTCTCCTCACCGGAGGCGTTCACGCCGGCCCACGAGCTGCATCTGCCGTATCCGGACTTTCTCAGTTACGGCACCAATATGCCGCAcgagcggagcagcagcaactttggCTCCGAGCTCTCCCGCGATCCCTCCAGCTACAGCATTGGCAAGCGGGCACGCCTTGGTGCCGTGGGAGATCAAAGCGAATCACAGACAGTGACACCCCAAGTGGATTGCTCCAATGAAACGCTGCAGTCACCCATGACGGAGGAAACGATGCCCCACAtgcagagcgagagcgagagtgaggcagagcagcaggtgTCCTGCTTTGGAACTGTGTCCCAGCGCCCCAAACGTCGACGTGGACATGTGAGAAGTCGCTCCTTTAGCAATACGCGTGGTGCCGGCAGACGTCGGCTCATACAGCGCAGCTCCTCGGCCGATCTGCTGATGAATTATGCCTCCATGGCGGTGTCCACACCACAGAAGCGAGGGGAAGGCTTGCAGCGTTTGTTTTTCATATGA
- the LOC117895798 gene encoding uncharacterized protein LOC117895798 isoform X2 has translation MVAQTVAYGYLLAYVLTLICYPGDAYPASASYRDLDICNHWDGRRHFLELGSPAGELHARNVTNTAYRSSPLGFKSDAVAGDVWYQCNLELVTCAECVIRVTFTHANFSKSCGNTGGKSSMCPCEHIQFSEPPYDSTISGQEFCGDGKVFRSKTRTLQLKFFYRATNAHVFSLQYFSERNVRIVSGSPRQSIVGNGNSKYQPQVISTPYFPMPYPRDYGIEHILTCEADNCQVRLDFTDFQLGLSSTLEIFDSNGQMLDSYTGEHFRPPITVSSGKSLLLQFRGNAATGVGFRAEVSFVSSKQIKEERLVPYTDCGGMVTGPGGAITMMNMIENATDVRLFDCIWIIRPGNNYMMMKTHISLRVDDFYGMAARSELTVRQGTTSDGVEIETVMWPNNGLSKENHIAPILTGYYIRLRGVFGMPSKLAIVYSVFNYLNCYIGSEFLCGNNHCISIRLHCDGFDHCGDGSDEPDTCEEDWAHLHHDRRWYSHKPNYYFPKMDQYPDLKTATGIFIISTLGIFGVLSGWMVILYRMGVRARHQRELQSHLQTISELLDRQDEDRTPDEPPSYEAPPDYEEVIKIGMQQELREPRRQRRARRQPKDRSCTRAPSNCTVQSMLPLQRSCSLHRDPEQPSTSAAAMTHAVAATDTTQDAVQSQQMAQRMLLATAICESKLQALQARLARQQQRTNQPRVNPWGFQRARHRYPLGVNYPQPVGAERRRSQRRPTVRRTMAPTALSEMEMTLSTYHSL, from the exons ATGGTGGCACAAACTGTCGCCTATGGCTACTTGCTGGCCTATGTGCTGACACTGATCTGCTACCCCGGCGACGCCTATCCAGCCAGCGCCAGCTACCGCGATTTGGATATTTGCAATCACTGGGATGGCAGGCGGCACTTCCTGGAGCTGGGCAGCCCGGCGGGGGAGCTGCATGCCCGCAATGTGACCAACACGGCGTATAGA AGCTCTCCGCTGGGTTTCAAGAGCGATGCCGTGGCCGGGGATGTGTGGTACCAGTGCAACCTGGAGCTGGTCACCTGCGCCGAGTGCGTCATCCGTGTGACCTTTACCCACGCGAACTTCTCGAAGAGCTGCGGCAACACGGGCGGCAAGTCCAGCATGTGTCCCTGCGAGCACATACAGTTCTCGGAGCCGCCCTACGACTCCACCATCTCCGGACAGGAGTTCTGTGGCGATGGGAAGGTATTTCGCAGCAAGACACGAACGTTGCAGCTGAAGTTCTTCTACAGAGCCACCAATGCCCATGTCTTCTCATTGCAATACTTTTCCGAGC GCAACGTGAGGATTGTGAGTGGTTCGCCCAGGCAGTCGATCGTGGGCAATGGGAATTCCAAGTACCAGCCGCAGGTCATATCCACACCGTACTTTCCCATGCCGTATCCCAGGGATTATGGCATCGAGCATATACTCACCTGCGAGGCGGACAACTGTCAGGTGCGGCTGGACTTTACCGACTTTCAGCTGGGTCTCTCCTCCACCCTGGAGATCTTTGACTCCAATGGCCAGATGCTGGACTCGTACACGGGCGAGCACTTTCGTCCGCCCATCACCGTCAGCAGTGGCaagtccctgctgctgcagtttcgtGGCAATGCGGCCACAGGCGTGGGTTTCCGTGCCGAAGTGAGCTTCGTTTCATCCAAGCAGATCAAAGAGGAGCGCCTAGTGCCCTACACAG ATTGTGGTGGCATGGTCACGGGACCCGGTGGCGCCATCACCATGATGAACATGATTGAGAATGCCACAGATGTGCGGCTATTCGATTGCATTTGGATCATCAGGCCGGGCAACAACTACATGATGATGAAGACCCACATCTCGCTGCGCGTGGACGACTTCTATGGCATGGCAGCGCGCTCAGAGCTCACCGTACGCCAGGGCACCACCTCCGACGGTGTGGAGATTGAGACTGTCATGTGGCCCAACAATGGACTGAGCAAGGAGAATCACATTGCACCCATACTCACCGGGTACTACATACGCCTGCGTGGAGTATTCGGGATGCCCTCCAAGCTGGCGATTGTCTACAGCGTTTTCAACTATTTGA ATTGCTATATTGGCTCTGAATTTCTGTGCGGGAACAACCATTGCATCTCCATACGTCTGCACTGCGATGGGTTCGATCATTGCGGCGATGGCAGCGATGAGCCGGACACCTGCGAGGAGGATTGGGCCCATCTGCATCACGATCGTCGCTGGTACTCCCACAAGCCCAACTATTACTTCCCCAAGATGGACCAATATCCGGATCTGAAGACAGCCACAGGcatcttcatcatcagcaCTTTGGGCATCTTTGGCGTACTCTCGGGTTGGATGGTGATTCTGTATCGGATGGGTGTGAGGGCGCGGCACCAGCGGGAGCTGCAGAGCCACTTGCAGACCATCAGCGAACTGCTGGATCGCCAGGATGAGGACCGTACGCCGGATGAGCCACCCAGCTATGAGGCTCCACCCGACTACGAGGAGGTGATCAAGATTGGGATGCAGCAAGAGCTGCGGGAGCCACGGCGCCAGCGGCGTGCCCGTCGCCAGCCGAAGGATCGAAGCTGCACTCGCGCGCCCAGCAACTGCACCGTGCAGTCCATGCTGCCGTTGCagcgcagctgcagcctgcACAGGGATCCGGAACAGCCTAGCACCTCGGCAGCAGCCATGACCCATGCCGTGGCCGCCACGGACACCACGCAGGATGCAGTCCAGAGCCAGCAAATGGCACAGAGAATGCTTCTGGCCACGGCCATTTGTG AATCCAAATTGCAGGCACTGCAGGCACGTCTggcccggcagcagcagcgaaccaATCAACCACGCGTCAATCCGTGGGGGTTTCAACGAGCCCGCCACCGCTATCCGCTGGGCGTGAACTACCCACAGCCGGTGGGTGCGGAGCGGAGGCGCAGCCAACGACGCCCAACAGTGCGGCGGACGATGGCACCGACTGCGCTTTCCGAGATGGAGATGACTCTCTCAACATATCACTCACTCTAG
- the LOC117895805 gene encoding isocitrate dehydrogenase [NADP] cytoplasmic isoform X2, producing the protein MFAIRRTATLMTARRPQLIRAVFQANFASSAVMAQKIRAGPVVDVLGDEMTRIIWESIKDKLILPFLDIELHTFDLGIEYRDQTEDKVTIDCAEAIKKYNVGIKCATITPDEKRVEEFNLKKMWKSPNGTIRNILGGTVFREAIICKNVPRLVTGWQKPIVIGRHAHADQYKAVDYVVPGPGKLTLTWKGNDGQVIDEVINDFKGPGVALGMFNTDDSIVDFAHASFKFALDRKLPLYMSTKNTILKKYDGRFKDIFEDLYNKQYKKQYEAAGIWYEHRLIDDMVAYAMKSEGGFVWACKNYDGDVQSDSVAQGYGSLGLMTSVLLCPDGKTVEAEAAHGTVTRHFRFYQQGKETSTNPIASIFAWTRGLLHRAKLDDNAPLKQFAETLEQVCIDTIEGGAMTKDLAICIKGSISAVERKDYQETFEFMDTLAKNLEAALAKNAAAAK; encoded by the exons atgtttgccatccGCCGCACTGCCACACTGATGACTGCCCGCCGGCCGCAGTTGATTCGCGCCGTCTTCCAAGCAAACTTCGCCAGCAGCGCCGTG ATGGCTCAAAAGATTCGTGCTGGACCCGTTGTGGATGTGCTGGGAGATGAGATGACCCGCATCATCTGGGAGTCGATCAAGGACAAGCTGATCCTGCCCTTCCTCGACATCGAGCTGCACACATTCGATCTGGGCATTGAGTACCGCGACCAGACCGAGGACAAGGTCACCATCGACTGTGCCGAGGCCATCAAGAAGTACAATGTGGGCATCAAGTGCGCCACCATCACGCCCGACGAGAAGCGCGTGGAGGAGTTCAACCTGAAGAAGATGTGGAAGTCCCCCAACGGCACCATCCGCAACATTCTCGGCGGCACCGTCTTCCGCGAGGCCATCATCTGCAAGAATGTGCCCCGCCTGGTCACCGGCTGGCAGAAGCCCATCGTCATCGGTCGCCACGCGCACGCCGATCAGTACAAGGCTGTCGACTATGTGGTTCCCGGACCCGGCAAGCTCACGCTCACCTGGAAGGGCAACGACGGCCAGGTCATCGATGAGGTTATCAACGACTTTAAGGGTCCTGGCGTCGCCCTCGGCATGTTCAACACTGACGATTCCATTGTGGACTTTGCCCACGCCTCGTTCAAGTTTGCGCTGGACCGCAAGCTGCCGCTGTACATGAGCACCAAGAACACCATCCTGAAGAAGTACGACGGTCGCTTCAAGGACATCTTCGAGGATCTGTACAACAAGCAGTACAAGAAGCAGTACGAGGCCGCCGGCATCTGGTACGAGCATCGCCTCATCGACGACATGGTCGCCTATGCCATGAAGTCCGAGGGTGGCTTCGTGTGGGCCTGCAAGAACTACGACGGTGATGTGCAGTCCGATTCCGTTGCCCAGGGCTACGGCTCTCTGGGTCTGATGACCTCCGTGCTGCTCTGTCCCGATGGCAAGACTGtcgaggctgaggctgctcACGGCACGGTGACCCGTCACTTCCGCTTCTACCAGCAGGGCAAGGAGACCTCCACCAACCCCATTGCCTCGATCTTCGCCTGGACCCGTGGCCTGCTGCACCGCGCCAAGCTGGACGACAACGCGCCACTGAAGCAGTTCGCCGAGACCCTGGAGCAGGTGTGCATCGACACCATTGAGGGCGGTGCCATGACCAAGGATCTGGCCATTTGCATCAAGGGCAGCATCAGCGCTGTCGAGCGCAAGGACTACCAGGAGACCTTTGAGTTCATGGACACACTGGCCAAGAATCTGGAGGCAGCACTCGCCAAGaacgccgccgctgccaaGTGA
- the LOC117895805 gene encoding isocitrate dehydrogenase [NADP] cytoplasmic isoform X3 has protein sequence MAQKIRAGPVVDVLGDEMTRIIWESIKDKLILPFLDIELHTFDLGIEYRDQTEDKVTIDCAEAIKKYNVGIKCATITPDEKRVEEFNLKKMWKSPNGTIRNILGGTVFREAIICKNVPRLVTGWQKPIVIGRHAHADQYKAVDYVVPGPGKLTLTWKGNDGQVIDEVINDFKGPGVALGMFNTDDSIVDFAHASFKFALDRKLPLYMSTKNTILKKYDGRFKDIFEDLYNKQYKKQYEAAGIWYEHRLIDDMVAYAMKSEGGFVWACKNYDGDVQSDSVAQGYGSLGLMTSVLLCPDGKTVEAEAAHGTVTRHFRFYQQGKETSTNPIASIFAWTRGLLHRAKLDDNAPLKQFAETLEQVCIDTIEGGAMTKDLAICIKGSISAVERKDYQETFEFMDTLAKNLEAALAKNAAAAK, from the coding sequence ATGGCTCAAAAGATTCGTGCTGGACCCGTTGTGGATGTGCTGGGAGATGAGATGACCCGCATCATCTGGGAGTCGATCAAGGACAAGCTGATCCTGCCCTTCCTCGACATCGAGCTGCACACATTCGATCTGGGCATTGAGTACCGCGACCAGACCGAGGACAAGGTCACCATCGACTGTGCCGAGGCCATCAAGAAGTACAATGTGGGCATCAAGTGCGCCACCATCACGCCCGACGAGAAGCGCGTGGAGGAGTTCAACCTGAAGAAGATGTGGAAGTCCCCCAACGGCACCATCCGCAACATTCTCGGCGGCACCGTCTTCCGCGAGGCCATCATCTGCAAGAATGTGCCCCGCCTGGTCACCGGCTGGCAGAAGCCCATCGTCATCGGTCGCCACGCGCACGCCGATCAGTACAAGGCTGTCGACTATGTGGTTCCCGGACCCGGCAAGCTCACGCTCACCTGGAAGGGCAACGACGGCCAGGTCATCGATGAGGTTATCAACGACTTTAAGGGTCCTGGCGTCGCCCTCGGCATGTTCAACACTGACGATTCCATTGTGGACTTTGCCCACGCCTCGTTCAAGTTTGCGCTGGACCGCAAGCTGCCGCTGTACATGAGCACCAAGAACACCATCCTGAAGAAGTACGACGGTCGCTTCAAGGACATCTTCGAGGATCTGTACAACAAGCAGTACAAGAAGCAGTACGAGGCCGCCGGCATCTGGTACGAGCATCGCCTCATCGACGACATGGTCGCCTATGCCATGAAGTCCGAGGGTGGCTTCGTGTGGGCCTGCAAGAACTACGACGGTGATGTGCAGTCCGATTCCGTTGCCCAGGGCTACGGCTCTCTGGGTCTGATGACCTCCGTGCTGCTCTGTCCCGATGGCAAGACTGtcgaggctgaggctgctcACGGCACGGTGACCCGTCACTTCCGCTTCTACCAGCAGGGCAAGGAGACCTCCACCAACCCCATTGCCTCGATCTTCGCCTGGACCCGTGGCCTGCTGCACCGCGCCAAGCTGGACGACAACGCGCCACTGAAGCAGTTCGCCGAGACCCTGGAGCAGGTGTGCATCGACACCATTGAGGGCGGTGCCATGACCAAGGATCTGGCCATTTGCATCAAGGGCAGCATCAGCGCTGTCGAGCGCAAGGACTACCAGGAGACCTTTGAGTTCATGGACACACTGGCCAAGAATCTGGAGGCAGCACTCGCCAAGaacgccgccgctgccaaGTGA
- the LOC117895805 gene encoding isocitrate dehydrogenase [NADP] cytoplasmic isoform X1 has protein sequence MFAIRRTATLMTARRPQLIRAVFQANFASSAVQANPEKIHMEKAIRENCAKVSEMAQKIRAGPVVDVLGDEMTRIIWESIKDKLILPFLDIELHTFDLGIEYRDQTEDKVTIDCAEAIKKYNVGIKCATITPDEKRVEEFNLKKMWKSPNGTIRNILGGTVFREAIICKNVPRLVTGWQKPIVIGRHAHADQYKAVDYVVPGPGKLTLTWKGNDGQVIDEVINDFKGPGVALGMFNTDDSIVDFAHASFKFALDRKLPLYMSTKNTILKKYDGRFKDIFEDLYNKQYKKQYEAAGIWYEHRLIDDMVAYAMKSEGGFVWACKNYDGDVQSDSVAQGYGSLGLMTSVLLCPDGKTVEAEAAHGTVTRHFRFYQQGKETSTNPIASIFAWTRGLLHRAKLDDNAPLKQFAETLEQVCIDTIEGGAMTKDLAICIKGSISAVERKDYQETFEFMDTLAKNLEAALAKNAAAAK, from the exons atgtttgccatccGCCGCACTGCCACACTGATGACTGCCCGCCGGCCGCAGTTGATTCGCGCCGTCTTCCAAGCAAACTTCGCCAGCAGCGCCGTG CAAGCAAATCCAGAAAAGATTCACATGGAGAAGGCCATCAGAGAGAACTGTGCAAAAGTTAGCGAG ATGGCTCAAAAGATTCGTGCTGGACCCGTTGTGGATGTGCTGGGAGATGAGATGACCCGCATCATCTGGGAGTCGATCAAGGACAAGCTGATCCTGCCCTTCCTCGACATCGAGCTGCACACATTCGATCTGGGCATTGAGTACCGCGACCAGACCGAGGACAAGGTCACCATCGACTGTGCCGAGGCCATCAAGAAGTACAATGTGGGCATCAAGTGCGCCACCATCACGCCCGACGAGAAGCGCGTGGAGGAGTTCAACCTGAAGAAGATGTGGAAGTCCCCCAACGGCACCATCCGCAACATTCTCGGCGGCACCGTCTTCCGCGAGGCCATCATCTGCAAGAATGTGCCCCGCCTGGTCACCGGCTGGCAGAAGCCCATCGTCATCGGTCGCCACGCGCACGCCGATCAGTACAAGGCTGTCGACTATGTGGTTCCCGGACCCGGCAAGCTCACGCTCACCTGGAAGGGCAACGACGGCCAGGTCATCGATGAGGTTATCAACGACTTTAAGGGTCCTGGCGTCGCCCTCGGCATGTTCAACACTGACGATTCCATTGTGGACTTTGCCCACGCCTCGTTCAAGTTTGCGCTGGACCGCAAGCTGCCGCTGTACATGAGCACCAAGAACACCATCCTGAAGAAGTACGACGGTCGCTTCAAGGACATCTTCGAGGATCTGTACAACAAGCAGTACAAGAAGCAGTACGAGGCCGCCGGCATCTGGTACGAGCATCGCCTCATCGACGACATGGTCGCCTATGCCATGAAGTCCGAGGGTGGCTTCGTGTGGGCCTGCAAGAACTACGACGGTGATGTGCAGTCCGATTCCGTTGCCCAGGGCTACGGCTCTCTGGGTCTGATGACCTCCGTGCTGCTCTGTCCCGATGGCAAGACTGtcgaggctgaggctgctcACGGCACGGTGACCCGTCACTTCCGCTTCTACCAGCAGGGCAAGGAGACCTCCACCAACCCCATTGCCTCGATCTTCGCCTGGACCCGTGGCCTGCTGCACCGCGCCAAGCTGGACGACAACGCGCCACTGAAGCAGTTCGCCGAGACCCTGGAGCAGGTGTGCATCGACACCATTGAGGGCGGTGCCATGACCAAGGATCTGGCCATTTGCATCAAGGGCAGCATCAGCGCTGTCGAGCGCAAGGACTACCAGGAGACCTTTGAGTTCATGGACACACTGGCCAAGAATCTGGAGGCAGCACTCGCCAAGaacgccgccgctgccaaGTGA